The sequence TTCTCAACTTCCTCTAAAACATCTTCTTTAAACTCATCAACTTTAACAGCACCTAAATCACCTTCACGACGATCTCGTACAGATACTGTTTCACTTTCTACTTCATCATCACCTATAATCAACATATAAGGGATTTGTTGAACTTGAGCTTCTCTAATCTTATACCCAACCTTCTCTTGTCTAATGTCCACATCTACTCTTATTCCTGCACTTTCTAATTCTTCTTTTACCTTATAAGAATAGTCGATATGATTATCAGTAATCGGAATAATTTGAGCTTGTACTGGAGCTAACCAAGTTGGGAAAGCACCTGCATAATGTTCAATTAAGATTCCCATAAATCTTTCTAAACTTCCATAAATAGCACGGTGAATCATAACTGGTCTGTGTTCTTCACCATCACTACCGACATAAGTTAAATCAAAACGTTCTGGCATTTGGAAATCTAATTGTATAGTTCCACATTGCCATGTGCGTCCTAAACAGTCTTCTAAATGAAAATCTATCTTAGGACCATAAAAGGCTCCATCTCCTTCATTGATTTCATAATCTAAATCATTAGCTTTAATTGCTTCTTCCAAAGCAGATGTTGCTTGATCCCATAACTCATCAGACCCCATGGCTTTATCAGGCTTAGTACTTAATTCTACATTATATTTAAAGCCAAAAGCATTATAAATAGTATCCACTAGTTTGATAACTCCTGTTAACTCTTCCTCAATCTGTGATGGTAAGCAGAAGATATGAGCATCATCCTGAGTGAAGTTTCTAACTCTCATTAAACCATGTAATGTACCAGATAATTCATGGCGGTGTACTAAACCTAGCTCACCCATTCTAATTGGTAAATCTCTATAACTATGTTTTTTATCTTTATAAACTAAAATACCACCTGGACAGTTCATAGGCTTAACTGCAAAATCTTGCTCATCAATTTGAGTAAAGTACATATCATCACGATAATGGTCCCAGTGTCCAGACTGCTTCCAAAGACTTTGGTTTAGGATAATAGGAGTCTTAATTTCTTGGTATCCAGCCTTTCTATGCTCTTCTTTCCAAAAATCTACTAATTGATTTCTTAAAACCATTCCTTTAGGATGGAAAAATGGAAATCCTGGACCCTCTTCTTGTAAACTAAATAAATCTAATTGCTTGCCTAATTTACGATGATCTCGCTTTTTAGCTTCTTCTAATCTTTCAAGATGCTCATCTAACTGAGCTTTTTTGTAAAAAGCAGTAGCATATACTCTTTGTAACATCTTATTATTTTCATCACCACGCCAA is a genomic window of Orenia marismortui DSM 5156 containing:
- the thrS gene encoding threonine--tRNA ligase — encoded protein: MSQVKVTLPDGSSRGYDRGTTVKDVAFDIGSRLGRASIAGKVNGETVDVYYKIEDDIKLELITLGSDEGLEVYRHTAAHVLAQAVKRLYDDVKLAIGPTIDDGFYYDFDMEHRISEEDFEKIEKEMKKIINEKYAIKREVLSKEEAIELMKELGEDYKVELIEELEDDTVSIYTQGEFRDLCRGPHLPSTGKLKNNAFKLLSVAGAYWRGDENNKMLQRVYATAFYKKAQLDEHLERLEEAKKRDHRKLGKQLDLFSLQEEGPGFPFFHPKGMVLRNQLVDFWKEEHRKAGYQEIKTPIILNQSLWKQSGHWDHYRDDMYFTQIDEQDFAVKPMNCPGGILVYKDKKHSYRDLPIRMGELGLVHRHELSGTLHGLMRVRNFTQDDAHIFCLPSQIEEELTGVIKLVDTIYNAFGFKYNVELSTKPDKAMGSDELWDQATSALEEAIKANDLDYEINEGDGAFYGPKIDFHLEDCLGRTWQCGTIQLDFQMPERFDLTYVGSDGEEHRPVMIHRAIYGSLERFMGILIEHYAGAFPTWLAPVQAQIIPITDNHIDYSYKVKEELESAGIRVDVDIRQEKVGYKIREAQVQQIPYMLIIGDDEVESETVSVRDRREGDLGAVKVDEFKEDVLEEVENKK